In Silene latifolia isolate original U9 population chromosome 3, ASM4854445v1, whole genome shotgun sequence, a single window of DNA contains:
- the LOC141646702 gene encoding 2-methylpropanoate--CoA ligase CCL4-like — MELLLPFQPNSTPLTPIHFLERAAIAYADTPSLLLHNNQSPPYTWEQTHRRCIQAASSISSLGIKPGHVVSVLSPNIPAMYELQFAVPMAGAIVNNLNTRLDHRALAVLLSHSESKLVFVDHLLLPVLLQALALFPLSTPCPQIIVINDNNDDLYHQMTLSHFPYNNNNNNNNNNNGSMVQGEYSQLVEGGDPRYEWVRPKSEWDPLALNYTSGTSSNPKGVVMSHRGYYGLALDTVMCWSVPKNPVYLWTLPMFHANGWSLTWGMAAVGATNVCLRKFDAPTVYKAIDEHQVSHMCGAPVVLNMLANLPSAEPLKKPVNILTAGAPPPASVLFRTEALGFVVSHGYGLTETGGLTVQSEWKSKWDSLPPKNRAELKARQGVGSLGMTEMDVLDPITGQPVKRDGLTLGEVVLRGSSLMLGYFKDQEGTSKSMTRSGWFRTGDVGVIHQDGYLEIKDRLKDIIISGGENISSVEVESVLYTHPAVNEAAVVARPDDFWGESPCAFLSLKIPNNNIDCNNNNNNSNSNSNNTTGVSEKEIMEYCRERMAHYMVPKTVVFEAELPKTSTGKIQKFLLREMAKAMGPVKVKVTSYGNKFVKM; from the coding sequence ATGGAACTACTATTACCAtttcaaccaaactcaacccctCTAACACCAATCCACTTCCTAGAACGAGCCGCAATCGCCTACGCCGACACACCTTCTCTTCTCctacacaacaaccaatcaccACCTTACACGTGGGAACAAACCCACCGTCGATGTATCCAAGCTGCGTCATCAATCTCATCCTTAGGGATTAAACCAGGTCATGTTGTCTCCGTCTTGTCCCCTAATATCCCGGCAATGTACGAGCTCCAATTCGCTGTTCCGATGGCCGGCGCCATCGTTAATAATCTTAATACCCGTCTTGACCATCGTGCACTCGCTGTGCTTCTTAGTCACAGCGAGTCAAAGTTGGTCTTCGTTGATCACCTCCTTCTCCCTGTCCTCCTCCAGGCACTGGCCTTGTTCCCTCTCTCCACCCCTTGTCCACAGATCATCGTTATTAACGATAATAACGATGATCTGTATCACCAGATGACGCTATCTCATTTcccatataataataataataataataataataataataatgggagTATGGTGCAAGGTGAGTATAGTCAATTAGTGGAAGGTGGAGATCCGAGGTACGAGTGGGTCCGACCGAAGAGCGAGTGGGACCCACTTGCACTAAATTACACGTCAGGGACAAGTAGTAACCCTAAAGGAGTGGTGATGAGTCATAGAGGATATTACGGTTTAGCCCTTGATACGGTTATGTGTTGGTCGGTTCCTAAGAATCCGGTTTACTTATGGACGTTACCGATGTTTCATGCGAACGGGTGGAGTCTCACGTGGGGAATGGCCGCGGTAGGGGCCACAAACGTTTGTTTAAGAAAATTTGATGCCCCTACCGTGTACAAGGCTATTGATGAGCACCAGGTGTCCCATATGTGTGGGGCACCTGTAGTGCTCAACATGTTGGCGAATTTGCCTAGTGCAGAGCCGTTGAAAAAACCGGTTAATATATTGACTGCTGGTGCTCCACCTCCTGCCTCGGTCCTGTTTAGGACCGAGGCGTTAGGGTTTGTGGTTAGTCATGGGTATGGTTTGACTGAGACTGGAGGGTTGACTGTTCAGTCTGAATGGAAATCTAAGTGGGATTCCCTACCACCTAAGAACCGAGCTGAGTTGAAGGCTCGGCAAGGGGTAGGGTCCTTAGGGATGACCGAAATGGACGTGTTGGATCCCATCACGGGTCAACCCGTAAAAAGAGACGGGTTGACCCTAGGGGAAGTGGTGCTAAGAGGGTCGAGTTTAATGTTAGGGTACTTTAAAGATCAAGAAGGTACATCCAAGTCAATGACCCGGTCCGGATGGTTTCGGACCGGTGACGTTGGTGTCATACATCAAGATGGGTACCTAGAAATTAAAGACAGGCTTAAGGACATAATAATAAGTGGTGGCGAAAATATAAGTAGTGTGGAGGTCGAGTCAGTGTTATACACCCACCCGGCCGTCAATGAGGCGGCCGTGGTGGCACGTCCTGACGACTTTTGGGGCGAGTCGCCATGTGCCTTCTTAAGTTTAAAAATACCAAATAATAATATCGActgtaacaataataacaataacagtaacaGTAACAGTAATAATACGACTGGTGTGAGTGAGAAGGAGATAATGGAATATTGTAGGGAGAGGATGGCACATTATATGGTCCCAAAGACGGTGGTTTTCGAGGCGGAGCTACCGAAAACATCGACCGGGAAAATACAGAAGTTCTTGTTAAGGGAAATGGCTAAGGCAATGGGTCCGGTCAAGGTGAAGGTGACTTCATATGGTAATAAATTCGTTAAGATGTGA